The proteins below come from a single Anderseniella sp. Alg231-50 genomic window:
- the mraY gene encoding phospho-N-acetylmuramoyl-pentapeptide-transferase, producing MFYYLSLELSDQISGLNVFRYITFRTGGALMTSLFLVFMFGPWLISNLRLKQGRGQPIREDGPARHIIEKQGTPTMGGLMILAGIVISTLLWADLNNLYVWSVLFVTLGFGAIGFYDDYLKVTRAAVGGFSGRMRLALEFVIAGFAVWMFTALGDDKLSNALALPFLKDTLIQLGAVFVLFGMVVVVGAGNAVNLTDGLDGLAIVPVMIAAASFGVIVYLAGNVKFADYLQIHYIRGTGELAVLCGALIGAGLGFLWFNAPPAMIFMGDTGSLSLGGTLGAIAVAAKHEIVLAIIGGLFVLETVSVIVQVASFKLTGKRVFAMAPLHHHFEQKGWKEPTIVIRFWIISVVLALIGLATLKLR from the coding sequence ATGTTCTACTATCTATCTCTCGAACTAAGTGACCAGATTTCCGGGTTGAACGTGTTCCGCTACATCACTTTCAGAACCGGTGGGGCGCTGATGACATCCCTGTTTCTGGTGTTCATGTTCGGCCCCTGGCTGATCTCCAACCTGCGCTTGAAACAGGGCAGGGGCCAGCCGATCCGCGAAGACGGCCCGGCCCGGCACATTATTGAAAAACAGGGCACTCCCACCATGGGCGGATTGATGATTCTGGCCGGCATCGTGATCTCGACGCTGCTGTGGGCCGACCTCAACAATCTTTATGTATGGTCGGTCTTGTTCGTCACCCTGGGCTTCGGCGCGATTGGCTTTTATGACGACTATCTGAAAGTGACCCGCGCTGCCGTCGGCGGTTTTTCAGGGCGCATGAGATTGGCGCTGGAATTCGTGATTGCCGGATTTGCGGTGTGGATGTTCACCGCGCTGGGCGATGACAAGCTGTCCAATGCCCTGGCACTGCCGTTCCTGAAGGATACGCTGATCCAACTGGGTGCGGTGTTCGTGCTGTTTGGCATGGTGGTGGTGGTTGGTGCCGGTAACGCTGTGAACCTGACCGACGGTCTCGACGGACTGGCCATCGTGCCGGTGATGATTGCCGCCGCCAGTTTTGGCGTCATCGTGTATCTTGCCGGTAATGTGAAGTTCGCCGACTACCTGCAGATCCACTATATTCGAGGCACCGGTGAACTGGCGGTTCTGTGCGGCGCCCTGATCGGGGCCGGCCTTGGATTCTTATGGTTCAACGCTCCACCTGCCATGATCTTCATGGGCGATACGGGGTCCCTGTCTCTCGGCGGTACGCTGGGCGCCATTGCCGTGGCGGCGAAGCATGAAATCGTCCTGGCCATTATCGGTGGCCTGTTCGTGCTGGAAACCGTTTCAGTGATCGTGCAGGTGGCATCGTTCAAGCTTACCGGCAAGCGGGTGTTCGCAATGGCGCCGCTGCATCATCACTTCGAGCAGAAGGGCTGGAAGGAACCGACTATCGTGATCCGCTTCTGGATCATTTCAGTGGTTCTGGCGCTTATCGGCCTTGCCACCTTGAAGTTGCGCTAG
- a CDS encoding UDP-N-acetylmuramoylalanyl-D-glutamyl-2,6-diaminopimelate--D-alanyl-D-alanine ligase gives MADQPLWTIDEVVEATGGHLDGEVTEALDGVAIDSRAISAGDIFVAIKGERTDGHEYAANALKAGAGVAIVSRPDSAMRDAGPVLVVDDALAALEALGRAARTRSSAHVIAVTGSVGKTTTKDALKVALASCGETHASVSSFNNQWGVPLTLARFSRTAEFGVFEVGMNHAGEIETLIDMVRPHTAIVTAIAESHLGHFASLSDIARAKAEIFTGLVTGGVAIINHDTEFFDLLRDAAHEQDITDIRSFGEKDGSHIALKQVTLHDTCSCVTADVRGQQVTYKLGAAGKHVVLNSLAVLAACEAAGADLAKCALALANITPPSGRGVRHKLSRDGSHVTVIDESYNANPASMRAALEMLGASQPSGRGRRIAVLGDMLELGDHSDRLHGELVDPLQTAEVDQVFACGPAMNALWQKLPVAARGAYAPSSQDLIAPLLESIQANDVIMIKGSLGSRMAPVVDAVIKQYRGTSGG, from the coding sequence ATGGCTGATCAACCCTTGTGGACCATCGATGAGGTTGTCGAGGCCACCGGCGGACACCTTGACGGCGAGGTAACCGAGGCGCTGGACGGTGTTGCGATAGACAGTCGCGCCATCAGCGCAGGTGATATCTTCGTTGCCATCAAGGGGGAGCGCACCGATGGCCATGAATATGCGGCCAACGCACTCAAGGCCGGTGCCGGCGTAGCCATCGTCTCGCGGCCCGACAGTGCCATGCGGGATGCTGGCCCGGTGCTCGTCGTGGATGATGCGCTGGCGGCTCTTGAGGCACTGGGACGGGCGGCGCGGACGCGCAGCAGTGCGCATGTCATCGCGGTTACCGGCTCAGTCGGCAAGACAACCACAAAGGACGCCCTCAAGGTTGCTCTGGCATCATGCGGAGAAACCCACGCGTCGGTTTCGTCGTTCAACAATCAGTGGGGTGTGCCGCTTACCCTGGCGCGGTTTTCGCGCACTGCCGAGTTTGGTGTGTTCGAGGTCGGCATGAATCATGCCGGTGAAATCGAAACGCTGATCGACATGGTGCGCCCGCACACCGCAATCGTCACGGCGATTGCGGAAAGCCATCTTGGGCACTTTGCGTCGCTGTCCGACATTGCGCGGGCCAAGGCAGAAATCTTTACCGGCTTGGTTACAGGCGGTGTGGCCATCATCAATCACGACACCGAGTTTTTTGATCTGCTGCGCGATGCTGCACATGAACAGGACATCACGGACATTCGCAGCTTTGGCGAAAAGGACGGATCGCACATTGCACTGAAACAGGTGACCCTGCACGACACCTGCTCATGCGTCACGGCAGATGTACGCGGCCAGCAGGTCACCTACAAACTGGGTGCCGCCGGCAAGCATGTGGTCTTGAATTCTCTTGCCGTCCTGGCTGCCTGTGAGGCGGCGGGCGCTGATCTTGCGAAATGCGCACTGGCTCTGGCCAACATTACCCCGCCGTCAGGGCGTGGCGTGCGCCACAAGCTGAGCAGGGACGGGTCCCATGTCACGGTTATCGACGAAAGCTACAATGCCAACCCGGCGTCCATGCGCGCAGCGCTGGAGATGCTTGGCGCCTCGCAGCCGTCCGGGCGCGGACGGCGGATTGCCGTATTGGGCGACATGCTGGAACTTGGTGATCATTCGGATCGCCTTCACGGTGAACTGGTTGATCCGCTGCAAACTGCTGAAGTTGATCAAGTGTTTGCCTGCGGTCCCGCCATGAACGCTCTCTGGCAGAAGTTGCCGGTTGCGGCGCGTGGTGCGTATGCACCGTCATCGCAGGACCTGATCGCACCGCTGCTTGAGTCCATACAAGCCAACGACGTTATCATGATAAAGGGGTCGCTGGGGTCGCGCATGGCACCGGTGGTTGATGCAGTAATCAAACAATACAGGGGCACATCCGGAGGCTGA
- a CDS encoding UDP-N-acetylmuramoyl-L-alanyl-D-glutamate--2,6-diaminopimelate ligase, whose translation MTLSSLMHSIAEIPDGSGDVIVSGLNSDSRLIKQGEVFAALAGVEADGASYVQSAIDNGAVAIVTGRDAELPDGLAVPVVVCDNPRLVFARMAARFYVRQPDVMVAVTGTNGKTSVASFVRQIWAVLGLSAASIGTVGIVSPGGTRKLVHTTPDPVEIHAALAELAAQQVSHVALEASSHGLAQYRLHGARFAAAGFTNLTRDHLDYHKTFEAYLDAKMMLFEEVLSEGATAIVNSDMPEAKDIMARCTSRGLVVSSVGRKGTGLKLVSATQQGFGQLLEIKGQEGGYNVYLPLVGDFQAENALMAVGLVVAAGGSEPHAIRALEQLQGASGRLELVATTHAGAPVFVDFAHTPDALEHVLKSLRPYATGRLQVVFGAGGDRDPGKRPEMGKVVCEHADIAIVTDDNPRTEDPALIRKAIMAACPDGIEIGDRAQAIQHGVDNLASGDVLVVAGKGHETGQTVGKKVIPFSDQEAVLACVAGRVANG comes from the coding sequence ATGACACTGTCCAGCCTGATGCATTCCATTGCCGAGATTCCCGACGGCTCCGGCGACGTAATAGTTTCCGGATTGAACAGCGACAGCCGTCTGATCAAGCAGGGCGAGGTGTTTGCCGCGCTTGCCGGTGTCGAAGCCGACGGCGCAAGCTATGTGCAAAGTGCGATTGATAACGGCGCGGTTGCGATTGTTACCGGTCGCGATGCGGAGCTGCCGGACGGCCTGGCCGTACCGGTGGTTGTATGCGATAATCCACGGCTTGTTTTCGCTCGCATGGCGGCTCGTTTTTATGTCCGCCAGCCGGACGTCATGGTTGCGGTCACCGGTACCAATGGCAAGACATCGGTAGCGTCGTTCGTGCGCCAGATCTGGGCGGTGCTCGGACTGTCAGCCGCCAGTATAGGCACGGTCGGTATCGTTTCGCCCGGCGGTACGCGGAAACTCGTTCATACCACACCGGACCCTGTCGAGATTCATGCTGCTCTGGCTGAACTCGCAGCCCAACAGGTAAGCCATGTTGCACTGGAGGCGTCCAGCCACGGCCTGGCACAATATCGTTTGCATGGCGCACGGTTCGCCGCTGCCGGGTTCACCAACCTGACGCGGGACCACCTGGACTACCACAAGACCTTCGAGGCCTATCTTGATGCAAAGATGATGTTGTTCGAAGAGGTGCTCAGCGAAGGTGCTACTGCCATTGTCAATTCGGATATGCCTGAAGCGAAAGACATCATGGCGCGCTGCACGTCGCGTGGCCTGGTGGTGTCCAGCGTCGGGCGCAAGGGAACCGGCCTGAAGCTGGTTTCGGCGACACAGCAAGGGTTTGGTCAGTTGCTCGAGATCAAGGGGCAGGAGGGCGGGTATAATGTTTACCTGCCGCTGGTTGGGGATTTCCAGGCCGAGAATGCGCTTATGGCGGTTGGCCTGGTGGTTGCCGCAGGAGGTTCGGAACCCCATGCGATAAGGGCCCTGGAGCAGCTTCAGGGCGCATCCGGCAGGCTCGAACTGGTCGCAACGACACATGCCGGAGCGCCGGTTTTCGTGGACTTCGCCCATACCCCTGATGCACTCGAGCATGTGCTCAAGTCCCTGCGTCCATATGCGACCGGCAGGCTGCAGGTGGTGTTCGGGGCTGGCGGTGATCGCGATCCGGGCAAGCGGCCCGAAATGGGCAAGGTTGTCTGCGAACATGCCGATATTGCCATTGTAACCGATGACAATCCGCGCACCGAAGACCCCGCCCTGATCCGCAAGGCCATCATGGCCGCATGTCCGGACGGGATCGAGATAGGGGACCGGGCCCAGGCTATTCAACATGGCGTAGACAACCTGGCTTCAGGCGATGTGCTGGTTGTTGCCGGCAAGGGTCATGAGACCGGCCAGACCGTCGGCAAGAAGGTCATTCCGTTCTCAGACCAGGAAGCTGTTCTGGCCTGTGTAGCGGGGAGGGTTGCCAATGGCTGA
- a CDS encoding penicillin-binding transpeptidase domain-containing protein: MTRANPIDTSQADFTFRGHKRLRLVVAGFALGFAVLVGKLGWLTLVEGGQVNRTAQFDAKVRIPRPDITDRHGNVLATDIPVSSLYADPAKMIDVDEAVELLTGALPELNAKDLRRKLDKRKRRFVWIKREVSPGQRELIHNMGIPGVGFRAETRRIYPMGKLASHVLGSVDVDSHGIAGLEKFLDDQGALYTASLAETERAASMPAQTSIDVRVQHAVTDELRKSITKFSAKAAAGIVLRSDTGEVLSLVSLPDYSPNNPKDALKSENVNRVTAGVFELGSIVKAVTFAMALDAGTATLNSRYDARYPLVIGRARINDFHAKRRILSVPEIFMFSSNIGTGKMALDVGLDGHQAFLRKMGFFDRLTTELPEAAKPLLPKKWGKLVTVTASFGHGFAVQPLQGATVAAALLNGGKLIPPTLLRRDAETAEALAQQVIKPSTSADMRYLFKLNVDKGTAGKAGVPGFRVGGKTGTAEKVVNGRYSKNHRLNSFVGAFPMDDPKFVILIMLDEPKPLPETHGYATSGWNAVPTAGKVIARIAPLLGVMPKFDETSSGKLKKYKTRVLKERKKADTQASLAGAGQ; encoded by the coding sequence ATGACCAGAGCAAACCCAATCGATACCAGCCAGGCAGACTTTACCTTTCGCGGCCACAAGCGGCTGCGGCTGGTGGTGGCAGGCTTTGCACTGGGATTTGCGGTACTGGTCGGCAAGCTTGGATGGCTGACATTGGTTGAGGGCGGGCAGGTCAACCGGACAGCGCAATTCGATGCCAAGGTGCGCATTCCGCGGCCCGACATAACCGACCGGCACGGCAATGTGCTGGCAACCGATATTCCGGTGTCATCACTGTATGCTGACCCAGCCAAGATGATCGACGTCGATGAAGCCGTTGAGCTGTTGACGGGCGCCTTGCCTGAACTGAATGCGAAAGACCTGCGCCGCAAGCTGGACAAACGCAAACGGCGGTTTGTCTGGATCAAGCGCGAGGTCTCTCCCGGCCAGCGTGAGCTGATCCACAATATGGGCATACCCGGGGTTGGTTTCCGGGCGGAAACCCGCCGCATCTACCCGATGGGCAAGCTGGCATCCCATGTCCTGGGTTCCGTTGACGTAGACTCGCACGGAATTGCAGGCCTCGAGAAGTTCCTTGATGACCAGGGTGCTCTCTACACGGCTTCACTTGCCGAGACGGAACGTGCCGCCAGCATGCCGGCGCAAACCTCGATTGATGTCCGTGTCCAGCATGCGGTCACCGACGAGTTGCGCAAGTCCATCACCAAGTTCAGCGCCAAGGCCGCAGCCGGCATCGTGCTCAGGTCCGATACCGGTGAGGTATTGTCGCTGGTTTCCCTGCCGGATTACAGTCCCAACAATCCCAAGGACGCGCTCAAGAGCGAGAACGTCAATCGCGTGACAGCCGGTGTGTTTGAACTGGGATCGATCGTCAAGGCGGTCACCTTCGCCATGGCTCTCGACGCCGGTACCGCGACGCTTAATTCGCGGTATGACGCCCGTTACCCGCTGGTGATCGGCCGCGCCCGCATCAACGATTTCCATGCCAAGCGGCGTATTCTGAGTGTGCCGGAAATCTTCATGTTTTCGTCAAACATAGGCACCGGAAAAATGGCGCTGGATGTCGGTCTGGACGGTCACCAGGCTTTCCTGCGCAAGATGGGGTTTTTCGACCGTTTGACTACCGAACTGCCTGAGGCGGCCAAGCCGTTATTGCCCAAGAAATGGGGTAAGCTGGTAACCGTCACGGCGTCTTTTGGTCACGGATTTGCCGTACAACCGTTGCAGGGTGCCACAGTCGCAGCAGCTTTGCTCAACGGCGGTAAGCTAATACCGCCTACGTTGCTGCGCCGCGATGCAGAAACCGCCGAGGCCCTTGCTCAACAAGTGATTAAACCGTCCACCAGCGCGGACATGCGCTATTTGTTCAAGCTCAATGTAGACAAGGGTACCGCCGGCAAGGCCGGGGTGCCGGGCTTCCGCGTTGGCGGCAAGACGGGGACTGCCGAAAAGGTGGTCAACGGCAGGTATTCCAAGAACCACCGGTTGAACTCCTTCGTCGGTGCATTTCCCATGGATGATCCGAAATTTGTAATCCTGATCATGCTGGATGAACCAAAGCCGCTGCCGGAAACCCATGGTTATGCTACGTCCGGCTGGAATGCGGTACCGACCGCCGGCAAGGTCATTGCGCGGATTGCCCCGCTTCTGGGGGTGATGCCGAAGTTTGATGAGACCTCGTCGGGAAAACTGAAAAAATACAAGACCCGGGTTCTGAAAGAACGCAAAAAAGCCGATACGCAGGCCAGCCTTGCAGGTGCCGGCCAATGA
- the ftsL gene encoding cell division protein FtsL, producing the protein MLRLLNVILVVCVLAAGFALYTLEHRTRSVEREIARVDKGIESEYEFIGLLNAEWSMLTRPQRLEQLARNHLELAPVLPDQLVELNGLAAKLPAAPAHEPDKTPASDDPMADLLRMMQ; encoded by the coding sequence GTGCTGAGATTGCTCAATGTCATACTGGTTGTCTGTGTGCTGGCAGCAGGCTTTGCACTGTACACCCTTGAACACCGGACCCGCTCGGTTGAAAGAGAGATCGCACGCGTCGATAAAGGTATCGAAAGCGAATATGAATTTATCGGGCTGTTGAATGCCGAGTGGAGCATGCTGACCCGGCCGCAACGGCTGGAGCAGCTTGCCAGGAACCATCTGGAGCTCGCGCCTGTACTGCCTGACCAACTGGTTGAACTGAACGGACTGGCGGCAAAGCTGCCAGCTGCACCGGCGCATGAACCGGACAAGACTCCGGCCTCCGATGATCCCATGGCAGACCTGTTGCGGATGATGCAATGA
- the rsmH gene encoding 16S rRNA (cytosine(1402)-N(4))-methyltransferase RsmH, with the protein MTRSGDHTPDLHIPVLLGPVMDVLCPAHGEVFVDGTFGAGGYTRAVLDAASCRVIAIDRDPNAIAAGDWLVQSSADRLTLVQGRFSQMEQIAADAGLANVDGIVLDVGVSSMQLDQGERGFSFMRDGPLDMRMEQQGTSAADVVNEFEERDLRHIIGVLGEEKRAFAIAKAITKRRKLEPFTRTLDLAALIEATLGRPPKFKGPSIHPATRTFQALRIYVNAELRELAEALAAAERLLAPGGRLAIVTFHSLEDRIVKRFLHQRSGRAARASRHAPQVAEPDPSFEDLARGGVVADESETASNPRARSARLRAGRRTEAEPHPFALEDFGREVTLC; encoded by the coding sequence ATGACCCGTTCAGGCGATCATACGCCAGATCTCCATATACCTGTGCTGCTTGGCCCGGTGATGGATGTGCTGTGCCCGGCGCATGGTGAAGTCTTTGTCGACGGCACTTTCGGGGCAGGCGGCTACACCAGGGCCGTGCTCGATGCCGCGTCCTGCAGGGTTATCGCCATAGACCGCGACCCGAACGCAATTGCAGCCGGTGACTGGCTGGTTCAGAGCTCCGCCGACCGGCTGACACTGGTGCAGGGCCGGTTTTCGCAGATGGAGCAAATCGCGGCAGATGCCGGACTGGCCAATGTGGACGGTATTGTCCTGGATGTCGGTGTGTCATCCATGCAACTGGATCAGGGCGAACGCGGGTTCTCCTTCATGCGGGACGGGCCTCTGGATATGCGCATGGAGCAGCAGGGCACCAGCGCGGCAGATGTCGTCAACGAGTTCGAAGAACGCGATTTGCGCCACATCATCGGGGTCCTCGGCGAGGAAAAACGCGCTTTCGCCATTGCAAAAGCAATTACCAAACGACGCAAGCTGGAACCTTTCACCCGGACGCTTGATCTCGCGGCACTGATCGAGGCAACGCTTGGCCGTCCGCCTAAATTCAAGGGACCGTCCATCCACCCGGCGACCCGCACATTTCAGGCCTTGCGCATCTATGTGAATGCGGAACTGAGAGAACTGGCTGAAGCACTTGCAGCAGCTGAACGGTTGCTGGCGCCCGGTGGCCGGCTGGCGATTGTGACATTCCATTCCCTTGAGGACCGGATCGTGAAGCGCTTCCTGCACCAAAGGTCGGGGCGCGCCGCGCGAGCCTCGCGCCATGCGCCCCAGGTCGCGGAACCGGATCCGTCTTTTGAGGATCTGGCCCGTGGCGGCGTGGTTGCCGACGAGAGCGAAACTGCCTCAAACCCGCGGGCACGATCTGCGCGGCTTCGTGCCGGCAGGCGCACCGAAGCCGAGCCGCACCCGTTTGCGCTTGAGGATTTCGGACGCGAGGTGACGCTGTGCTGA
- a CDS encoding glycine betaine ABC transporter substrate-binding protein, protein MKSRKLLTLCCAAAMSACSSAAFAADVVIGVPNWPSVQATAHVLKVAMENKLGIEVELKNGSNKAVFDAMDAGSIHVHPEAWLPNLDHLKRQYVDGKKSIKMTGNAATGEQGMCVTKGTAERTGITDIKQLREPEMAKKFDTDGDGKGEVWIGAPGWGSTPIEQIRARSYGYDKTLDLKIMEEAAALETVNNAVKEKKDIVFFCYTPHYMFAANELVLLKEPAHDPNQWVIVPPSPTPGWLEKSSAAVAWDTATLHVSYATALEQAQPKAAAMLSKVKLDTETLTKMTFALEVEKQEPAAFAAKWVEENKATVDSWFQ, encoded by the coding sequence ATGAAATCAAGAAAGCTACTCACACTGTGCTGCGCCGCCGCCATGTCTGCCTGCAGTTCGGCCGCTTTTGCTGCGGATGTCGTGATCGGTGTTCCCAACTGGCCGTCCGTTCAGGCAACGGCTCACGTTTTGAAAGTCGCCATGGAAAACAAACTCGGTATTGAGGTCGAGCTGAAGAACGGGTCCAACAAGGCAGTGTTCGACGCAATGGACGCCGGTTCAATCCATGTGCATCCGGAAGCCTGGCTGCCGAACCTGGACCACCTCAAGCGCCAGTATGTCGACGGCAAGAAGTCCATCAAGATGACAGGGAACGCGGCCACCGGCGAACAGGGCATGTGCGTGACCAAGGGAACCGCGGAAAGAACCGGAATCACGGACATCAAGCAACTGAGAGAGCCGGAGATGGCCAAGAAGTTTGATACCGATGGTGACGGCAAAGGCGAGGTCTGGATAGGCGCGCCAGGATGGGGATCGACACCCATCGAGCAGATACGCGCGCGCTCCTACGGGTACGACAAGACATTGGACCTGAAGATCATGGAGGAAGCCGCTGCCCTGGAAACAGTGAACAACGCGGTGAAGGAGAAAAAGGACATCGTCTTTTTCTGCTACACCCCGCATTACATGTTTGCGGCAAATGAACTGGTGCTCCTAAAAGAACCGGCTCACGACCCGAACCAGTGGGTCATCGTGCCGCCATCGCCCACACCGGGCTGGCTGGAAAAATCGTCCGCAGCGGTTGCCTGGGATACCGCAACACTTCATGTCAGCTACGCCACTGCACTTGAACAGGCACAGCCCAAGGCCGCGGCCATGCTGTCCAAGGTGAAACTGGACACCGAAACCCTGACCAAGATGACCTTCGCGCTGGAGGTCGAAAAGCAGGAACCGGCCGCGTTTGCAGCCAAGTGGGTCGAGGAAAACAAGGCGACCGTCGACAGCTGGTTCCAGTAA
- the infA gene encoding translation initiation factor IF-1: MSKEEVLEFEGIVTEVLPDSRFRVKLENDHEIIAYTAGKMKKFRIRTIAGDRVTVEMTPYDLDKGRITFRHKDTKSGSPPPPGQGQNRRPGGNRR; encoded by the coding sequence ATGTCGAAAGAAGAAGTGCTCGAGTTTGAAGGTATCGTTACCGAGGTCCTGCCAGACTCGCGCTTTCGGGTTAAACTCGAGAATGATCACGAGATCATCGCCTACACTGCCGGCAAGATGAAGAAGTTCAGGATTCGCACCATTGCAGGTGACCGGGTGACGGTGGAGATGACCCCTTACGATCTCGACAAGGGCCGCATTACTTTCCGGCACAAGGACACCAAATCAGGCAGCCCGCCGCCTCCTGGACAGGGTCAGAACCGCCGGCCGGGTGGCAACCGGCGCTGA
- a CDS encoding cold shock domain-containing protein — MRVSGTVKFFNTQKGFGFIAPEDGSKDVFVHITAIQRSGLEGLADGDKVSFVVEDDPRGRGQQATDIQMG, encoded by the coding sequence ATGCGTGTCAGCGGCACCGTCAAGTTCTTCAACACCCAGAAAGGGTTCGGCTTTATCGCACCGGAAGATGGCTCCAAGGATGTGTTCGTGCACATCACCGCCATCCAGCGTTCAGGCCTGGAAGGACTTGCTGACGGCGATAAAGTCAGCTTTGTCGTGGAAGATGATCCACGCGGCAGAGGTCAGCAGGCAACCGACATCCAGATGGGCTGA
- a CDS encoding N-acetylmuramoyl-L-alanine amidase, with protein MSVTGLPHELIPATNFSDRVGVAGPDILLLHYTGVPTPEFAIEILTNGEREVSCHYLVRQDGGIVHMVDEDKRAWHAGKSSWEGAGDINSRSVGIEICNPGHGDNYHDFPDVQIEAVIALGQDIVARHAIEPRHVLAHSDVAPGRKIDPGEKFPWARLASRGIGLWVTPAAIADGPVLAEGAVGADVSSLQQNLAAFGYGIDVTGDYDGATATVVRAFQLHFRPELCDGRADVSTLATLAAVLAARSA; from the coding sequence ATGAGTGTTACCGGCCTGCCGCATGAACTGATCCCGGCAACCAATTTCAGCGACCGCGTCGGCGTGGCCGGGCCGGACATACTGCTGCTGCATTATACCGGCGTGCCGACACCTGAATTTGCAATCGAGATACTGACAAACGGCGAGCGCGAGGTGTCATGTCATTACCTGGTGCGCCAGGATGGCGGCATCGTGCACATGGTCGATGAAGACAAACGCGCCTGGCATGCCGGCAAGTCATCCTGGGAAGGCGCCGGTGACATCAACTCACGCTCGGTCGGCATCGAGATCTGCAATCCCGGCCATGGTGACAACTATCATGATTTTCCAGATGTCCAGATCGAGGCTGTGATTGCCCTGGGGCAGGACATTGTCGCCCGTCACGCCATTGAGCCCCGGCACGTCCTGGCTCATTCGGACGTGGCACCGGGGCGCAAGATTGACCCGGGAGAAAAATTTCCGTGGGCCCGGTTGGCAAGCCGGGGTATCGGTTTGTGGGTGACGCCTGCAGCGATTGCTGACGGGCCGGTGCTGGCGGAAGGCGCTGTCGGTGCTGATGTCAGCAGCTTGCAGCAAAACCTTGCAGCCTTTGGATACGGCATCGATGTGACCGGTGATTATGATGGTGCGACGGCAACCGTGGTCCGGGCCTTCCAGCTGCATTTTCGACCGGAGCTGTGTGACGGGCGGGCGGATGTGTCGACACTTGCAACGCTTGCGGCCGTGCTGGCGGCCCGTTCTGCCTGA